Proteins encoded together in one Plectropomus leopardus isolate mb chromosome 19, YSFRI_Pleo_2.0, whole genome shotgun sequence window:
- the dhx8 gene encoding ATP-dependent RNA helicase DHX8 — protein sequence MADGGVDELSQLEYLSLVSKVCTELDNHLGISDKDLAEFVIDLAEKQPTFDGFKGLLLQNGAEFTDSLISNLLRLIQTMRPPSKASTSKASEALVKPKTEKERLKELFPALCRPNDPAPKRLLDEDDVKVAADAMKELEMFMPSVSGTDTKSSKSSDSRRSEKSRRHSRSRSRSREKDRHRDRDRDRDRDREKDRKRRHRSRSRSRSRSRDRDRHRDRDGDRDRDRDRDRDRDRGKRRDKSSRWSERSPSPRKDQDRDSDRWKDKHVDRPPPEEPSVGDIYNGKVTSIMQFGCFVQLEGLRKRWEGLVHISELRREGRVANVADVVSKGQRVKIKVLSFTGSKTSLSMKDVDQETGEDLNPNRRRNVGPDGGEEISMRNPDRPSNLNLGHAPELEQDDTLERKRLTKISDPEKWEIKQMIAANVLSKEEFPDFDDETGILPKVDDEEDEDLEIELVEEEPPFLRGHTKQSMDMSPVKIVKNPDGSLSQAAMMQSALAKERRELKQAAREAEMDSIPMGLNKHWVDPLPDVDGRQIAANMRGIGMMPNDIPEWKKHAFGGNKASYGKKTQLSILEQRESLPIYKLKEQLIQAVHDNQILIVIGETGSGKTTQITQYLAEAGYTTRGKIGCTQPRRVAAMSVAKRVSEEYGCCLGQEVGYTIRFEDCTSPETVIKYMTDGMLLRECLIDSELGQYAIIMLDEAHERTIHTDVLFGLLKKTVQKRTDMKLIVTSATLDAVKFSQYFYEAPIFTIPGRTYPVEVLYTKEPETDYLDASLITVMQIHLTEPPGDILVFLTGQEEIDTACEILYERMKSLGPDVPELIILPVYSALPSEMQTRIFDPAPPGSRKVVIATNIAETSLTIDGIYYVVDPGFVKQKVYNSKTGIDQLVVTPISQAQAKQRAGRAGRTGPGKCYRLYTERAYRDEMLTTNVPEIQRTNLASTVLSLKAMGINDLLSFDFMDAPPMETLITAMEQLYTLGALDDEGLLTRLGRRMAEFPLEPMLCKMLIMSVHLGCSEEMLTIVSMLSVQNVFYRPKDKQALADQKKAKFHQPEGDHLTLLAVYNSWKNNKFSNPWCYENFIQARSLRRAQDIRKQMLGIMDRHKLDVVSCGKATVRVQKAICSGFFRNAAKKDPQEGYRTLIDQQVVYIHPSSALFNRQPEWLVYHELVLTTKEYMREVTTIDPRWLVEFAPAFYRVADPTRLSRQKKQQKLEPLYNRYEEPNAWRISRAFRRR from the exons ATGGCAGACGGCGGAGTTGACGAGCTTTCGCAGCTTGAATATCTGTCTTTGGTGTCTAAAGTGTGCACGGAGCTTGACAACCATCTGGGAATAAGTGACAAAGATTTGG CTGAGTTTGTCATCGACCTTGCCGAAAAACAACCGACATTTGATGGATTCAAAGGTCTTTTGCTCCAAAATGGAGCAGAATTCACA gATTCTCTCATCAGTAATTTGCTCAGACTCATTCAGACAATGCGACCTCCATCCAAAGCGTCTACGAGTAAAG CCTCAGAGGCTTTGGTCAAGCCGAAGACGGAAAAGGAAAGGTTGAAAGAGCTGTTTCCTGCGCTGTGTCGACCAAATGATCCAGCACCAAAG AGGCTACTAGATGAAGATGACGTAAAAGTAGCAGCTGATGCCATGAAGGAGCTGGAGATGTTTATGCCCAGTGTCAGTGGAACAGATACCAAGAGCAGCAAGAGCAG TGATTCTCGCCGGTCAGAAAAGAGCAGACGCCACAGCAGAAGTCGCagcagaagcagagaaaaagacagacacagagatcgagacagagacagagacagagatcgGGAAAAGGACAGGAAGAGACGGCATCGCTCTCGCTCCAGGTCCAGATCTCGCTCCAGAGACAGAGATCGGCACAGAGATAGAGACGGAGATcgagatagagatagagatagagacagagacagagatcgAGGCAAAAGAAGAGACAAATCTTCTCGCTGGTCCGAGCGCTCACCGAGCCCCAGAAAAGACCAAGACAGAGATTCTGACCGCTGGAAAGACAAACATGTGGACCGCCCGCCGCCAGAGGAACCTTCTGTTGGTGACATCTACAACGGCAAAGTCACCAGTATCATGCAGTTTGGATGCTTTGTGCAGCTGGAAGGATTAAG GAAACGATGGGAGGGTCTGGTCCACATTTCCGAGCTGCGTAGAGAAGGCAGAGTGGCCAATGTGGCCGATGTCGTCAGCAAAGGTCAAAGAGTCAAAATCAAGGTGCTGTCATTCACCGGCTCCAAGACCAGCCTCAGTATGAAG GATGTGGATCAGGAGACTGGAGAAGACTTGAACCCCAACAGGAGGAGAAACGTTGGCCCAGACGGAGGGGAGGAGATCTCCATGAGGAACCCCGACCGGCCGAGCAACCTGAACCTGGGCCACGCCCCCGAGCTGGAGCAGGACGACACGCTGGAGCGCAAGAGGCTCACCAAAATTTCCGACCCAGAGAAGTGGGAGATAAAACAG ATGATTGCTGCCAACGTCCTTTCCAAAGAAGAGTTCCCTGATTTTGACGACGAGACAGGGATCCTTCCTAAAGTCGATGATGAAGAGG aTGAAGATTTGGAAATTGAGCTGGTTGAAGAGGAGCCCCCATTCCTGAGGGGACACACCAAACAGAGCATGGACATGAGCCCCGTCAAGATTGTAAAG AATCCAGATGGCTCTCTGTCTCAAGCAGCCATGATGCAAAGCGCTCTGGCGAAGGAGAGACGGGAGCTGAAGCAGGCTGCACGAGAGGCAGAGATGGACTCCATCCCCATGGGGCTGAATAAACACTGGGTCGACCCGCTGCCAGACG TTGATGGTAGGCAGATTGCCGCTAACATGAGAGGTATTGGCATGATGCCCAACGACATCCCAGAGTGGAAGAAGCACGCTTTTGGTGGCAACAAGGCCTCTTATGGAAAGAAGACGCAGCTCTCCATcctggagcagagggagagtcTGCCCATCTACAAGCTGAAGGAGCAGCTCATTCAG GCTGTTCATGACAACCAGATCCTGATTGTGATTGGAGAGACGGGCTCCGGTAAGACCACACAGATCACTCAGTATTTGGCGGAGGCAGGTTACACCACCAGGGGGAAGATCGGCTGTACGCAGCCCCGTCGTGTGGCCGCCATGTCAGTGGCCAAGAGAGTCTCTGAGGAGTACGGTTGCTGTCTCGGGCAAGAG GTGGGTTACACCATCCGTTTCGAGGACTGCACCAGCCCTGAGACGGTGATCAAGTACATGACAGACGGTATGCTGCTGAGAGAGTGTCTGATCGACTCTGAACTGGGACAGTACGCCATCATCATGTTGGATGAAGCTCACGAGAGGACGATCCACACTGATGTCCTCTTTGGTCTACTCAAGAAG ACTGTACAGAAACGCACAGACATGAAGCTGATTGTGACATCAGCCACACTCGATGCCGTGAAGTTCTCCCAGTATTTCTACGAAGCGCCCATCTTCACCATCCCGGGAAGGACGTATCCGGTGGAGGTTCTCTACACTAAAGAGCCTGAGACGGACTACCTGGACGCCAGCCTCATCACAGTCATGCAGATCCATCTGACTGAACCTCCTG GTGACATCCTGGTGTTTCTGACTGGACAGGAAGAGATCGACACGGCCTGTGAGATCCTGTATGAGAGGATGAAGTCTCTCGGGCCTGATGTTCCCGAACTGATTATTCTGCCAGTTTACTCGGCTCTGCCCAGTGAGATGCAGACCAGGATCTTTGACCCTGCACCCCCAGGCAGCAGAAAG gttGTCATTGCCACAAACATCGCAGAGACGTCTCTGACCATCGATGGAATCTATTACGTCGTGGATCCTGGTTTTGTCAAGCAGAAAGTTTACAACTCTAAAACCGGCATCGACCAGCTGGTGGTGACTCCCATCTCACAG GCTCAGGCGAAGCAGAGGGCAGGTCGAGCCGGCAGAACAGGCCCGGGGAAATGTTACCGACTCTACACAGAGAGAGCCTACAGAGACGAGATGCTGACCACCAACGTGCCCGAAATCCAGAGGACCAACTTAGCCAGCACTGTGCTCTCTCTGAAG GCCATGGGCATCAATGACCTCCTGTCCTTTGACTTCATGGACGCTCCTCCCATGGAGACTCTGATCACAGCCATGGAGCAGCTCTACACGCTGGGCGCTCTGGATGATGAAGGCTTACTCACACGGCTCGGCAGGAGG ATGGCCGAGTTTCCTCTGGAGCCCATGCTGTGTAAGATGTTGATCATGTCCGTCCATCTGGGCTGCAGTGAGGAGATGCTCACCATCGTGTCAATGCTGTCTGTGCAGAACGTCTTCTACAGACCAAAG GACAAGCAGGCCTTGGCGGACCAGAAGAAGGCAAAGTTTCACCAGCCTGAGGGAGATCACCTGACGCTGCTGGCGGTCTATAACTCCTGGAAGAACAACAAGTTCTCAAACCCCTGGTGTTACGAGAACTTCATCCAGGCTCGCTCTCTGCGCCGAGCACAGGATATCCGCAAACAGATGCTGGGGATCATGGACAG ACATAAACTGGACGTGGTTTCTTGTGGCAAAGCAACCGTCCGGGTCCAGAAAGCCATCTGCAGCGGTTTCTTCAGGAACGCAGCCAAAAAGGATCCTCAGGAGGGCTACCGCACCCTGATAGACCAGCAAGTTGTTTACATCCACCCCTCCAGTGCTCTGTTCAACCGCCAGCCTGAGTG